From Candidatus Eremiobacteraceae bacterium, the proteins below share one genomic window:
- a CDS encoding MEDS domain-containing protein — MSRKVTIKELAATLGVSVPTLRKYGECGLLGVDEVSGRTNLFDEAAALHRVAEINRLKSKGYSLSLIREKLEQPNGHSRLNLGLEDETFSHGRHVLLIVKDMEEYVGFARSFVDNGLRGHQAVVLCVHPDHRDRLEAMISACGHDVEALRHTHQLTFTWYESLSGFDAIRQIESFDATVREVMKAGWSEVRFLGHPEVDPSEVDAAALRKYEERLSDWIAKLPALLVCVWMAPKGNAQTLLELQRLHREFVCGEDTFVKT, encoded by the coding sequence TTGTCACGGAAAGTGACGATCAAAGAACTTGCGGCGACGCTCGGCGTGTCCGTGCCGACGCTTCGCAAGTACGGCGAATGCGGCCTGTTGGGCGTCGACGAGGTGTCCGGACGGACAAACCTCTTCGATGAAGCAGCAGCGCTCCACCGTGTCGCCGAGATCAACCGACTGAAGAGCAAAGGCTATTCGCTCTCGCTCATCCGCGAGAAGCTCGAGCAGCCGAACGGCCACAGCCGCCTCAACCTCGGCCTCGAAGATGAGACTTTCAGCCACGGACGGCACGTACTCCTCATCGTCAAAGACATGGAAGAGTACGTCGGCTTCGCGCGATCCTTCGTCGACAACGGGCTGCGCGGACATCAAGCGGTCGTGCTGTGCGTCCACCCGGACCATCGCGATCGGCTCGAAGCGATGATCTCGGCGTGCGGCCACGACGTCGAAGCGCTCCGGCACACGCACCAGCTCACCTTCACGTGGTACGAGTCGCTCAGCGGTTTCGACGCGATCCGACAGATCGAGTCGTTCGACGCGACCGTGCGCGAAGTCATGAAGGCCGGCTGGAGCGAAGTTCGTTTCCTTGGCCATCCGGAAGTCGACCCTTCGGAAGTCGACGCCGCGGCGCTACGCAAATACGAAGAGCGCCTGAGCGACTGGATCGCCAAACTTCCCGCGCTGCTCGTCTGCGTGTGGATGGCGCCGAAAGGCAACGCGCAAACGCTCCTCGAGCTGCAGCGCCTTCACCGCGAGTTCGTGTGTGGAGAAGACACGTTCGTCAAGACCTGA
- the ndk gene encoding nucleoside-diphosphate kinase encodes MERTLILAKPDAVQRGLIGEIVTRFERRGLQIVGMKLMHVGTSLAREHYKEHVGKPFFKGLVDYITSTPVVAMVVEGPNAIEVCRTTIGATNPVAATPGSIRGDLGIEVGRNLVHGSDSPKSAKREIKLFFKAAELVGYKRAVQRWITE; translated from the coding sequence GTGGAGCGCACCCTCATCCTCGCCAAACCCGACGCCGTGCAGCGGGGACTGATCGGTGAGATCGTCACGCGATTCGAGCGGCGCGGCCTTCAGATCGTCGGCATGAAGCTCATGCACGTCGGCACTTCGCTCGCCCGCGAGCACTACAAAGAACACGTCGGCAAACCGTTCTTCAAGGGACTGGTCGACTACATCACGAGCACGCCTGTCGTCGCGATGGTCGTCGAGGGGCCGAATGCGATCGAGGTCTGCCGCACGACGATCGGTGCGACGAACCCGGTCGCGGCGACGCCCGGTTCGATCCGCGGTGATCTCGGCATCGAGGTCGGACGCAATCTCGTCCACGGTTCCGATAGTCCGAAGAGCGCGAAGCGCGAGATCAAGCTGTTCTTCAAGGCGGCCGAGCTCGTCGGTTACAAGCGAGCCGTCCAACGCTGGATCACGGAGTAG
- the eno gene encoding phosphopyruvate hydratase, giving the protein MTTDGGSTIVDIHAREILDSRGNPTVSVTVKTSAGNVGEAAVPSGASTGTNEALELRDANPKRYGGKGVLKAVHNVTGPIAKTLRGIPVADQAGIDKALIALDGTPNKANMGANAMLGVSLACAHAAAADLEMPLYRYLGGTQASVMPVPMMNVVNGGKHADGALQFQECMIVPVGAPSLAEAVRYGAEVFHKLGATLKKKGFATTVGDEGGYAPPLTHIEEALGYICDAITAAGYKLGSDVSLALDPASSEFREQGGYLAVRDGKPLTSSQMVDLYEKLVGAFPIVSIEDGLGEDDWDGWKELTSRLGDRVQLVGDDLFVTNVKFLQRGIDEHVANAILVKVNQIGTLTETIDCVETAQRAGYKPVISHRSGETADTTIADLAVALNAGQIKTGSLSRSDRVEKYNRLMAIESELGSSSAYLGAKAFAR; this is encoded by the coding sequence ATGACCACCGACGGCGGCTCGACGATCGTCGACATCCACGCACGAGAGATCCTCGATTCGCGCGGCAATCCGACGGTGAGCGTCACGGTCAAGACGTCAGCCGGAAACGTCGGCGAAGCGGCGGTTCCGTCGGGTGCGTCGACCGGAACGAACGAAGCGCTCGAGTTGCGCGATGCAAATCCGAAGCGTTACGGCGGCAAGGGCGTCCTCAAGGCGGTACACAACGTCACCGGGCCGATCGCGAAGACCCTGCGCGGCATTCCCGTCGCCGATCAGGCCGGCATCGACAAGGCGCTGATCGCGCTCGACGGCACGCCGAACAAGGCGAACATGGGCGCCAACGCGATGCTCGGCGTTTCGCTCGCGTGCGCGCACGCGGCTGCGGCCGACCTCGAGATGCCGCTCTATCGTTACCTCGGCGGCACGCAAGCGTCGGTGATGCCGGTGCCGATGATGAACGTCGTCAACGGAGGTAAGCACGCCGACGGCGCGCTGCAATTCCAGGAATGCATGATCGTGCCGGTCGGCGCGCCATCGCTCGCCGAAGCGGTGCGCTACGGCGCCGAAGTCTTCCACAAGCTCGGTGCGACATTGAAGAAGAAGGGCTTTGCCACGACCGTCGGCGACGAGGGCGGGTACGCGCCGCCGCTCACCCATATAGAAGAAGCGCTCGGGTACATCTGCGACGCGATCACCGCTGCGGGCTACAAGCTCGGAAGCGACGTATCGCTCGCGCTTGATCCGGCGTCGAGCGAGTTCCGAGAGCAGGGCGGTTACCTCGCGGTGCGTGACGGGAAGCCGCTAACGTCTTCACAGATGGTCGATCTCTACGAAAAACTCGTCGGCGCATTTCCGATCGTCAGCATCGAAGACGGACTCGGCGAAGACGACTGGGATGGCTGGAAGGAACTGACATCGCGCCTTGGCGATCGCGTCCAGCTCGTCGGCGACGATCTCTTCGTCACGAACGTCAAGTTCTTGCAGCGTGGCATCGACGAGCACGTCGCGAACGCGATCCTCGTCAAGGTCAATCAGATCGGAACGTTGACCGAGACGATCGACTGCGTCGAGACGGCGCAGCGCGCCGGATACAAGCCGGTGATATCGCACCGCTCCGGCGAGACCGCGGACACGACGATCGCCGATCTCGCGGTCGCGCTCAACGCGGGCCAGATCAAGACGGGCTCGCTTTCGCGCAGCGATCGGGTCGAGAAATACAACCGTCTTATGGCCATCGAAAGCGAGCTCGGTTCGTCGTCGGCATACCTCGGCGCGAAGGCATTCGCGAGGTGA
- a CDS encoding carboxypeptidase-like regulatory domain-containing protein: protein MRRLNIMTAAALSAGVVTLLPLAATAGTTGVISGYVMTMEGHPLPGATVQIVDLPYATQPVRDVDFSRRLLDARTTDSNGFFVFLSMNPGVYEIRPVMSGWNFYCVPRVVVFADETSFIDMSMTDLELFVPCQGTQYYGPIG from the coding sequence ATGCGTCGATTGAACATCATGACCGCGGCCGCCTTATCGGCTGGGGTCGTCACGCTTCTTCCGCTCGCAGCGACCGCGGGCACGACCGGCGTCATCAGCGGGTATGTCATGACGATGGAAGGGCACCCCCTTCCAGGCGCGACCGTGCAGATCGTCGATCTGCCGTACGCGACGCAACCCGTCCGAGACGTCGACTTCTCGAGGCGGCTGCTCGACGCGCGCACGACGGACTCGAACGGCTTCTTCGTCTTCCTGTCGATGAATCCGGGGGTCTACGAGATCCGCCCGGTGATGTCGGGCTGGAACTTCTACTGCGTGCCGCGCGTCGTCGTATTCGCCGACGAGACGAGCTTCATCGACATGTCGATGACCGATCTTGAATTGTTCGTGCCATGCCAGGGCACGCAGTACTACGGCCCGATCGGCTAG
- a CDS encoding sigma-70 family RNA polymerase sigma factor, with amino-acid sequence MQDETVTLLPAMIEARDRFMELVDELRPELHRYCARMTGSVFDGEDVVQDSLAKAYYALGQMREPPNLKPWLFRIAHNTAVDFLKRYERKNVEPVSAVPDRAEPEDDRVDPALVEAALTTFIELPPVQRAAIILKDVLGHSLEEVATTMGTTVGAVKAALSRARANIAPRAVSASPQKVPALSTEERVYLQRYVDLFNDRDWTTLRKLLAEEAQLEQVSLVQRRVKDAGYFDRYAEILKSEDVRAELRFVDNVAAIAMFRPPSSDAAAYFVLLEWTDDRISRIRDFRYVPYIAVDAQSTPVP; translated from the coding sequence GTGCAAGACGAAACGGTCACGCTGCTCCCGGCGATGATAGAGGCGCGCGATCGCTTCATGGAGCTCGTCGACGAACTGCGGCCGGAGCTCCATCGCTATTGCGCGCGCATGACCGGCTCGGTCTTCGATGGCGAAGACGTCGTCCAAGATTCGCTCGCGAAAGCCTATTACGCCCTTGGCCAGATGAGGGAGCCGCCGAACTTAAAGCCCTGGCTCTTCCGCATCGCGCATAACACCGCCGTGGATTTTCTCAAACGCTACGAGCGCAAGAATGTCGAGCCGGTTTCGGCGGTGCCGGATCGCGCCGAGCCGGAAGACGACCGTGTCGATCCGGCACTCGTTGAAGCCGCCCTGACGACATTCATCGAACTTCCGCCCGTGCAGCGCGCTGCGATCATTCTCAAAGACGTGCTCGGTCACTCGCTCGAGGAGGTCGCAACGACGATGGGGACGACCGTCGGCGCGGTGAAGGCAGCGCTTTCGCGGGCGCGAGCGAACATCGCTCCGCGAGCGGTCTCGGCGTCGCCGCAAAAAGTGCCAGCGCTTTCCACCGAGGAACGCGTCTATCTCCAGCGCTACGTGGATCTCTTCAACGATCGCGATTGGACGACACTTCGCAAGCTGCTCGCCGAGGAGGCGCAGCTCGAGCAAGTATCGCTTGTCCAGCGCCGAGTCAAGGATGCAGGCTATTTCGATCGCTACGCCGAGATCCTCAAGTCCGAAGATGTTCGGGCCGAACTGCGATTCGTCGATAACGTCGCAGCGATCGCGATGTTCCGCCCGCCATCGAGCGACGCAGCGGCATATTTCGTCTTGCTCGAATGGACGGACGACCGGATCTCGCGCATTCGCGATTTTCGTTACGTGCCGTACATCGCCGTCGACGCGCAGAGCACGCCCGTGCCCTAG
- a CDS encoding DUF899 domain-containing protein, whose protein sequence is MKTPQIVPQQQWEAAREQLLVKEKALTRARDALAAERRRMPWVAVEKSYQFYGPKGRVSLLDMFEGRRQLVVYRAFFEPGVFGWPDHACRGCSLMADQVVHPSHLNARDTSLAFVSRAPQADIERLKAAMGWQMPWYTLTDSFDADFGVDEWHGTNVFFRDGERVFRTYFVNNRGDEQLGSTWNYLDITPLGRQELWEDSPEGYPQSEPYKWWNWHDNYGDQTSPDAKWSRVVDAALTALS, encoded by the coding sequence ATGAAGACGCCTCAGATCGTGCCTCAGCAACAGTGGGAAGCGGCGCGCGAGCAGCTGCTTGTCAAAGAAAAGGCCTTGACCCGCGCCCGAGACGCGCTGGCCGCCGAGCGTCGGCGCATGCCGTGGGTAGCCGTCGAAAAGAGCTACCAGTTCTATGGGCCCAAAGGAAGAGTAAGCCTCCTCGACATGTTCGAGGGGCGCCGGCAGCTCGTCGTTTACCGCGCGTTCTTTGAGCCCGGTGTCTTCGGCTGGCCGGACCATGCCTGCCGCGGATGCTCGTTGATGGCCGATCAGGTCGTCCACCCGTCGCACCTCAATGCCCGCGACACGTCGCTCGCGTTCGTCTCGCGCGCGCCACAAGCTGACATCGAGCGGCTGAAGGCCGCTATGGGTTGGCAGATGCCCTGGTACACGCTCACCGACAGCTTTGACGCCGACTTCGGCGTGGACGAATGGCACGGTACGAACGTGTTCTTCAGAGACGGCGAGCGCGTTTTCCGCACGTACTTCGTCAACAACCGCGGCGACGAACAGTTGGGCAGCACCTGGAACTATCTCGACATCACGCCGCTCGGGCGCCAGGAACTGTGGGAAGACTCACCGGAGGGCTATCCGCAAAGCGAGCCCTACAAGTGGTGGAACTGGCACGACAACTACGGCGATCAGACCTCGCCCGATGCGAAGTGGAGCCGAGTCGTCGATGCCGCGCTCACCGCGCTGTCGTGA